The DNA window ATGACGCCAGGCACGGCGGGGATTGGCGGGTTTCGCCGTTGCGCGCGAAAAGTCTCGCCGGGCTTGCCCCTGCGATCGTTTGCACGGCGTGGTTCGATCCGTTGCGCGACGAAGGCAAGGCCTATGCCGACGCGCTCGCCGCCGCCGGCGTCGCGACGAACTACTATGACGGCAAAGGCCTGATCCACGGCTATTTCGGCCTTGGCGAAGTGTCGGAAACCGCGCGGCGCGAGGCGCAACGCGCGCGCGCCGATTTCAAGGCATTGCTCGAACGCGGCGCGTGAGGCGCTTCGCGGGTAATGACAGTTGGGCGAGATAATCGATACCCCACGTCATTGCGAGCGCAGCGAAGCAATCCACTCTTTCTTTGTGTTGCAGCATGGATTGCTTCGCTGCGCTCGCAATGACGGAATGACACACCTTCGCGATCTCGCGGCGCGGTGCGTCCGAGGTTTGCCAAAAACATCCGCCCTGAAAACAGAGGGCGTGGGGAATGCCGGGCGCCCGATGCACCCGCAGCCTCGTGTGCGCTATTGGTAGCAAGTATGCACACGAGTATTCACAGCGAGCCATCGGAAATCACCCGACATTCCCGCACGCAATGGTTTACGGCTTATACCGTGCTCTCCCCGGTGATCGGCTTTCTTGCCACCGTCGTTACGCGGATTAATCCGCAAACTTGACACCAGCGTCGGGGTGTCAGGACCACACGTCTTCGCCGTCCGCCAAATCAGTGCGCTCGTCAGTCGCACCGCCGGCGTCCATCGCATCTCGCCCCGCGTTCGTGACGATCGCGAGCGCCCCTGTAGTCGGGACGAGACGGCGAGAGATATACAGCTGATTTACGTCTTCTGAAAATCAGAATATTTTTCGCCATGGGGCTGGACAAGCCGCGACTACACCAAATCTAGCCCGTCAGGCACGTGTTTTTTGCGCGACACGCTATCCGCCGATCCGACGGAAGAGAAAAATTTGACCCGTCGGGCAAATCACCGGCATCTGTTCATCATCACGGCAATCAAAGTGTTTCTGGCGAAGTGGGAAACCGGTTCGCGTCAAAAAAACGCGTCGAACAAAGACAAGAGCATCGTCACGAATTCACGAGCGCCAAGGCCGTCATTGCGAGCGCAGCGAAGCAATCCATCCCTCCCCACGGAGAAAGAATGGATTGCTTCGTCGCAATGACGGCGATCCAATCTCACGCACGGCTTTTTCGGCCTCGCGGCGCGAAGCGCCCGAACCGCGCCAAAACTGTTCGTCCCGAAAACAGAGGGCGTGGATGCCGGGCGGCCCATCGGACGCGTTTGCTGCGGACCCGTTGGCGCCTCTGGCTGTCCACATCACCTCAACTTGCTCAGCAGCACCAACAGCGTCTCGCGCTCCTTCGCATCGAGCGGCGCCAGCGTCTCCTTGGTGATCGCCAGCGCGTTCGGTGCGGCTTTTTCTGCCATCTGCTGGCCGGCACGGGTGAGGCTGACCAGCAGGCGGCGGCCGTCTGCGGGGTCGGCGCTGGTCTCGGTCAGGCCGCGCGCGGTGAGCCGGTCGATCACGCCCTTGATGGTGGCGACATCCATCGCCGTCAGCCGCCCAAGCTGGTTCTGCGAGCACGGTCCGGTCTCGGTGAGCTTGGCCAGCGCCGCCCATTGCGTCGGCGTCAGGTTGATTCCGATCTCGCGCGCGAAGATCGTGGCATGGCGCTGCCACACCTGGCGCAGGATGAAACCGATCTGCTCCTCGAGAATATAAGCCGGCCGCGAAGGTCTTATGCTTCGTTTCGGCGAAATACTCCTGGCCATCCCCCTGCCCCTTTTTGCCGGCGCTCACAGCGCCAGATGCGCATCGCGAATGTCCGGACGCGCATCAAGCTCGCGCATGGTACCGGTAAAACAGATACGGCCGCGCTCGATGATATAGGCGCGGTCGCAGATCAGCCGGGCGAAATGCAAATTCTGTTCGGAGAGCACGATGCTGACGCCTTCCTTCTTCATGATCAGGATCGCCTCGACCATCTGCTCCACGATCTTCGGTGACAGGCCTTCCGACGGCTCGTCGAGCAGCACCAGCGACGGGTTACCCATCAAGGTCCGCGCAATCGTCAGCATCTGCTGCTCGCCGCCGCTCATGCGCCCGCCCGCGCGGCCGCGCATTTCGCCGAGGTTCGGAAACAGCGTAAATAATTTTTCCCGCGTCCAGTGCGGCGCGTTCGGGCGCACCGGCTGTCGGCCAACTTCAAGGTTTTCCTCCACGGTCAGGTCCGTGAAGATGCGCCGTTCCTCCGGTACATAGCCGAGCCCGCCACGCACGATTGCGTGGGTCGGCTGAGCCGAGACATCCCTGCCCTCGAACAGGATGCGGCCGGTACGCTGCGCGACCAGACCGACGATCGAGCGAAAGGTGGTCGACTTGCCGGCGCCGTTACGTCCGAGCAGCGCGACCACCTCGCCGTCGCCGACCTCGAGCGCGACGTCGAACAGGATGTGAGCCGGGCCATAATGGCTGTTGAGATCCTGCACGCTGAGCTTCATGCCGGCGCCCCGTCGCGATGGCTGATGTCGTAGACCAGGCCCTCGCCGAGATAGATGGCGCGAACTTGCGGGTTACGCCGAACTTCTTCCGGTGAGCCTTCGGCGATCAGTGTGCCGCGATTGAGCACCAGGATGCGATCGGCGTGTTCGAACACCACGTCCATGTCATGTTCGGTAAAGAGAACGCCGATCGATTTTTCCCGCGCGATCTCCGCGGTAAGCCGCATCAGTTCGATGCGCTCGCGCGGCGCCATGCCGGCGGTCGGCTCGTCCATCAAAAGCAGTTTTGGCTGATTGGCGAGCGCGACGGCGAGTTCCAGCCGCTTGAGATCGCCATAGGCGAGTTCGCCGCAAGAGCGTTCCGCGTAACCGCCCATGCCGACGAGTTCGAGCAGCCCGCTGGCCTCCGCTTTCGCAAACCGCGGCGTCGAGGCCCGGAGATTGAACAACTGCCTGTGATACGACACCAGCGGGACCTGGACGTTCTCGCGCACCGTCATGGTCGGAAACGTTGCCGTGATCTGGAAGGTCCGTCCAACCCCCATTCGCCAGATCTCGCGCGGCTTCTTGCCGGTAGTGTCCCGGCCGAGCAAATGGATCCGGCCGGAATCCGGAACGTTCTGGCCGTTGAGCATGTCGAAGCAGGTGCTCTTGCCGGCGCCGTTGGGTCCGATCAGCGCCAGGATTTCGCCGGCCTTCAGTGCAAACGACACACCGCGCACCGCATGGACGCCGCCATAGGATTTGCTCAGGCCTTCGACTGAAAGCAGCGTGGGCGCGGTGCTCATTCGGCGGTCTCGATTCGCGAGTTCAGCAGTGCGGACTTCGGCGATGCCGGCCGGCGGCGATTCCGGATCGTCTCCAGCATCCCGACAATGCCCTTCGGGAAGGCGACCACGATCAGGACGATGACGCCGCCCAGCACCAGCTTGGACAGGTCGGTCTGGCTCACCAGCCAAATCGACAACGCCTTGTAGACGATGGCGCCGACCACGGCGCCGGACACCGTCTCGACGCCACCCAGCAGCACCATCACAAGCGCATCGACCGAGAGCGAGATGCCGAGATTGTCGGGAAAGACGCTGCCCTTGAGATACGCGAACAGCGCGCCGGCGATGCCGGCGACGGTGCCGGCGATCACGAAGGCGGTCCACCGGATGCGCTTGCCGTCGATGCCGACAGCCTCGCTGCGCAGCGGCGAGTCGCGCGTCGCCCGCAGCGCGAAGCCGAACGGAGAGAATACGACGATCCGAAGTGCGGCGACCGCCAGCGCGGCGACGCCGAGCGAAAGCCAGTAGAAATGCGTCGGGCTCGCCGCCCATTTCTCGGGCCAGACGCCGAGGATGCCGTTGTCGCCGCCGGTGACGCTGACCCATTCGAACGCGATCGACCAGACGATCTGCGCGAAGGCCAGCGTTAGCATCGCGAAATAGACGCCGGACAATTGAACGGCGAAGAACCCGAACACCGCCGCACCCAGGCATCCCAGGAGCGGACCAAGCAGAAGCGAGACGATCATCGGCAGTCCGGCGAGCTTGGCGAGGAGCGCGACGCCGTAGGCGCCGAGCCCGAAATACGCCGCATGGCCGAACGAGGCGAGCCCGCCGACCGACATCAGGAAATGCAGGCTGGCGGCAAAGATCACGAAGATCGCAATCTCCGAGCCGACCGTGAGCGCGTAGTTGCCGCCGATCAGCGGTAGTGCCGCCGCCAGGGCCAGTGCGGCGATCGCCGCGAGGCGTTCATTCGACGTC is part of the Bradyrhizobium erythrophlei genome and encodes:
- a CDS encoding MarR family winged helix-turn-helix transcriptional regulator; amino-acid sequence: MARSISPKRSIRPSRPAYILEEQIGFILRQVWQRHATIFAREIGINLTPTQWAALAKLTETGPCSQNQLGRLTAMDVATIKGVIDRLTARGLTETSADPADGRRLLVSLTRAGQQMAEKAAPNALAITKETLAPLDAKERETLLVLLSKLR
- a CDS encoding ABC transporter ATP-binding protein, whose amino-acid sequence is MKLSVQDLNSHYGPAHILFDVALEVGDGEVVALLGRNGAGKSTTFRSIVGLVAQRTGRILFEGRDVSAQPTHAIVRGGLGYVPEERRIFTDLTVEENLEVGRQPVRPNAPHWTREKLFTLFPNLGEMRGRAGGRMSGGEQQMLTIARTLMGNPSLVLLDEPSEGLSPKIVEQMVEAILIMKKEGVSIVLSEQNLHFARLICDRAYIIERGRICFTGTMRELDARPDIRDAHLAL
- a CDS encoding ABC transporter ATP-binding protein, whose amino-acid sequence is MSTAPTLLSVEGLSKSYGGVHAVRGVSFALKAGEILALIGPNGAGKSTCFDMLNGQNVPDSGRIHLLGRDTTGKKPREIWRMGVGRTFQITATFPTMTVRENVQVPLVSYHRQLFNLRASTPRFAKAEASGLLELVGMGGYAERSCGELAYGDLKRLELAVALANQPKLLLMDEPTAGMAPRERIELMRLTAEIAREKSIGVLFTEHDMDVVFEHADRILVLNRGTLIAEGSPEEVRRNPQVRAIYLGEGLVYDISHRDGAPA
- a CDS encoding ABC transporter permease; its protein translation is MAFYFVQFLTGLASAASLFLVASGLSIIFGVTRIVNFAHGAFYMLGAYVAFTLTERFSGAVGFWGGIVAAALIVAVVGALVEMILLRRIYHVPELFQLLATFGLTLMVEDLVVLIWGPSDLLGRRAPGFKGAVDFFGQNIPTYDLFLIGLGPVVLGVLWLLFQRTRWGVLVRAATQDRDMVAALGVNQKWLFTSVFAVGVFLAALGGALQLPRDAVHHALDLRIIVDVFVVVVIGGLGSIIGAFVAAVLVSELNAFGILIFPKISIILVFLVMAAVLIVRPWGLFGKAEAPARRTPGLTVNPWRPLTSNERLAAIAALALAAALPLIGGNYALTVGSEIAIFVIFAASLHFLMSVGGLASFGHAAYFGLGAYGVALLAKLAGLPMIVSLLLGPLLGCLGAAVFGFFAVQLSGVYFAMLTLAFAQIVWSIAFEWVSVTGGDNGILGVWPEKWAASPTHFYWLSLGVAALAVAALRIVVFSPFGFALRATRDSPLRSEAVGIDGKRIRWTAFVIAGTVAGIAGALFAYLKGSVFPDNLGISLSVDALVMVLLGGVETVSGAVVGAIVYKALSIWLVSQTDLSKLVLGGVIVLIVVAFPKGIVGMLETIRNRRRPASPKSALLNSRIETAE